One segment of Triticum aestivum cultivar Chinese Spring chromosome 2A, IWGSC CS RefSeq v2.1, whole genome shotgun sequence DNA contains the following:
- the LOC123186709 gene encoding tryptamine benzoyltransferase 1-like, with the protein MEAASSTMLKPAYSTPHPLAGEMVPLTLFDRATLDIFVPLILVYPAPTPSNEALKEGLRRAVAVYPHLAGRLAVDHRSRRFIHVNNEGVLVVEAAVPVDLASALTDGSFVTNTDGLYPAVPPPEESVGAALLQIQLNRYKCGGLAIGFSSHHQAADGYSVSSFLSTWASAVRQGWSFTAPSPFLDRGATAVPRAVPTPVFDHRSTEFKGQGGRSYPVVCDPMSSKIKNVTVRFTAEFIAELKARVGIRCSTFQCLLAHAWKKTTAARGLKPEEFTQVRVAVNCRARANPPAPPEFFGNMVLWAFPRLQARDVLGWTYRGVVEAIRDAVARVDAEYIQSFVDFGIVDANGEELVATAAANGTMFCPDLEVDSSLGFRFNQIDFGTGPPSAFVTPDLPNEGLMIFLPSCAASGGVDLIMAIPEDHDAATFYSLDERAKPKM; encoded by the exons ATGGAGGCGGCGAGCAGCACCATGCTGAAGCCGGCCTACTCCACGCCTCACCCTCTTGCCGGCGAGATGGTCCCGCTGACCCTCTTCGACCGCGCCACCTTGGACATCTTTGTCCCCCTCATCCTCGTGTACCCCGCACCGACTCCGTCCAACGAGGCGCTCAAGGAGGGCCTGCGCAGGGCCGTCGCGGTGTACCCGCACCTGGCCGGACGCCTCGCCGTCGACCACCGGAGCAGGCGTTTCATCCACGTCAACAACGAGGGCGTGCTTGTCGTAGAGGCCGCCGTCCCCGTTGATCTGGCGAGCGCGCTCACCGACGGCAGTTTCGTCACCAACACCGATGGACTGTACCCTGCAGTGCCGCCGCCGGAG GAGAGCGTCGGGGCGGCCCTTCTACAGATACAGCTCAACCGGTACAAGTGCGGCGGCCTCGCGATCGGCTTCAGCAGCCACCACCAGGCCGCCGACGGCTACTCCGTTAGCAGCTTCCTCTCCACGTGGGCTAGCGCGGTACGCCAAGGCTGGAGCTTCACCGCCCCGTCCCCTTTCCTCGATCGCGGCGCGACCGCCGTTCCTCGGGCTGTGCCAACGCCGGTGTTCGACCACAGGTCCACCGAGTTCAAGGGACAAGGCGGCAGGTCGTACCCTGTCGTCTGCGATCCCATGTCCTCCAAGATCAAGAACGTAACGGTGCGCTTTACGGCGGAATTCATCGCCGAGCTCAAGGCCCGCGTGGGAATCCGGTGTAGCACATTCCAATGCCTGCTCGCGCACGCGTGGAAGAAGACCACGGCGGCGCGCGGCCTGAAACCCGAGGAGTTCACGCAGGTCAGGGTGGCCGTGAACTGCCGGGCCAGGGCCAACCCACCTGCGCCGCCGGAATTCTTTGGGAACATGGTGCTCTGGGCGTTCCCGAGGCTTCAGGCCCGGGACGTCCTGGGCTGGACCTATCGCGGCGTGGTCGAGGCCATCCGCGACGCCGTCGCCCGCGTGGACGCCGAGTACATCCAGTCGTTCGTAGACTTCGGCATCGTAGACGCCAACGGGGAGGAGctcgtggcgacggcggcggccaacGGCACAATGTTCTGTCCAGACCTGGAGGTGGACAGCAGCCTGGGTTTCAGGTTCAATCAGATTGACTTCGGCACTGGGCCGCCCTCCGCGTTCGTCACGCCGGACCTGCCCAACGAAGGCCTCATGATCTTCTTGCCGTCGTGCGCGGCCAGTGGTGGCGTCGACCTCATCATGGCCATCCCGGAGGATCACGATGCGGCGACCTTCTACTCCTTGGATGAAAGAGCTAAACCAAAGATGTAA
- the LOC123186710 gene encoding trans-cinnamate:CoA ligase, peroxisomal-like, producing the protein MDKLPKRPANYVPLSPVGFLPRASAVYGDRTSVVYGRLKFTWSQTHERCRRLAAALVSLGVRKNNVVSVLAPNVPATYEMHFAVPMAAAVLNAINTRLDAKAVAVILRHAQAKVLLVDYEYVRLAHDALQIVADAGAPVPLVAVIDDIERPTGVRLGLFKLEYEALVSNGDPAAELPLLADEWDAVALNYTSGTTSAPKGVVYSHRGAYLNTMGQLLSWGVGNEPVYLWTLPMFHCNGWALTWGMAARGGVNVCIRQNRAADVYRAISDYGVTHMCCAPVVFNILLEGEARRLAAPVHVLTGGAPPTAALLDRVERIGFKVTHSYGLTEATGPAMACEWRHQWDLLPLPERSRLKARQGVSVLSLADASVVDSNTMGSVPRDGNSLGEIVLRGSSLMKGYLDNPEANEKAFKGGWFMTGDVGVVHPDGYIEIKDRSKDVIISGGENICSKELEEVLLQHPAVADAAVVAMPHPHWGETPCAFLVAKDKAAEVCKDEVIAFCRERMSRFMVPRKVVVTDALPRNALGKIEKVKLRDAARKSAVSRL; encoded by the coding sequence ATGGACAAGCTTCCGAAGCGCCCGGCTAACTACGTTCCACTTAGCCCGGTCGGGTTCCTTCCGCGCGCCAGTGCAGTATACGGCGACCGCACGTCGGTCGTCTACGGGCGTCTCAAGTTCACATGGAGCCAGACGCACGagcgctgccgccgcctcgccgccgccctcgtctcccTCGGCGTCCGCAAGAACAACGTGGTCTCCGTCCTCGCGCCCAACGTGCCGGCAACGTACGAGATGCACTTCGCCGTGCCCATGGCTGCGGCCGTGCTCAACGCCATCAACACGCGCCTGGACGCCAAGGCGGTGGCTGTCATCCTCAGGCACGCCCAGGCTAAGGTCTTGTTGGTCGACTACGAGTACGTGCGCCTCGCTCATGACGCGCTCCAGATCGTTGCCGATGCCGGCGCCCCCGTCCCTCTGGTCGCCGTCATCGACGATATCGAAAGGCCCACTGGCGTCCGGCTTGGCCTCTTCAAGCTCGAGTATGAGGCGCTGGTCAGCAACGGCGACCCGGCGGCGGAGCTGCCCTTGCTCGCAGACGAGTGGGATGCGGTCGCGCTCAACTACACCTCGGGCACCACGTCGGCACCGAAGGGCGTGGTGTACAGCCACCGTGGCGCGTACCTGAACACCATGGGCCAGCTGCTGTCGTGGGGGGTGGGCAACGAGCCCGTGTACCTCTGGACGCTCCCCATGTTCCACTGCAACGGGTGGGCACTCACGTGGGGaatggcggcgcgcggcggcgtcaACGTCTGCATTCGCCAGAACCGCGCCGCCGACGTCTACCGTGCCATCTCCGACTACGGCGTCACCCACATGTGCTGCGCGCCCGTGGTATTCAATATCCTCCTGGAAGGCGAGGCCCGGCGGCTCGCCGCTCCGGTCCACGTCCTCACGGGCGGCGCCCCGCCGACGGCCGCCCTGCTGGACCGCGTCGAGCGGATCGGTTTCAAGGTGACGCACTCCTATGGACTCACGGAGGCCACAGGCCCCGCTATGGCCTGCGAGTGGCGCCACCAGTGGGACCTCCTGCCGCTCCCGGAGCGCTCACGCCTCAAGGCCAGGCAGGGGGTGAGCGTCCTGTCTCTCGCCGATGCCAGCGTCGTCGACAGCAACACCATGGGTAGCGTGCCGCGGGATGGCAATTCATTGGGTGAGATCGTGCTCCGCGGCAGCAGCCTCATGAAGGGGTACCTTGACAACCCGGAGGCTAATGAGAAGGCCTTCAAGGGCGGGTGGTTCATGACAGGCGACGTCGGCGTCGTGCACCCCGACGGGTACATCGAGATAAAGGACAGGTCAAAGGACGTGATCATCAGCGGCGGCGAGAACATCTGCAGcaaggagctggaggaggtgctGCTCCAGCACCCGGCTGTGGCCGACGCGGCGGTGGTTGCCATGCCTCACCCGCACTGGGGCGAGACACCATGCGCGTTCCTCGTGGCAAAAGACAAGGCTGCTGAGGTATGCAAGGATGAAGTGATCGCCTTCTGCCGCGAGCGCATGTCACGCTTCATGGTTCCCAGGAAGGTGGTCGTCACTGACGCCCTTCCGAGGAACGCGCTGGGAAAGATTGAGAAGGTGAAGCTACGGGATGCGGCCCGGAAATCGGCCGTGTCAAGGCTGTAG
- the LOC123191180 gene encoding pathogenesis-related thaumatin-like protein 3.5, whose product MGRSPGPRRGSALLLPLFLICFFSGAMRHVESAREFTLINQCKTEVWPAVTPGESFGGGGYALRAGDSVVFTAPVGWSGRVWGRTGCTFDSAGNGTCETGGCGTSLQCESASGAAPATLAEFTLAATDYYDVSLLDGFNLPVVVTPTPTSANWTGCAPAGCDGDLRRGCPSELAVKGDGGKVVACRSACDVFGTDQYCCRGQYANPVACQPTFYSKKFKAACPAAYSYAYDDPSSIFTCAQSPDYTITFCSSNMKQSVCSYRDSRLVCSGSGRSTSSPLMLVMLLLLCSFLSLQFASPV is encoded by the exons ATGGGTAGGTCCCCAGGGCCGAGGAGGGGAAGTGCCCTGCTTCTGCCTctgtttctcatctgcttcttctcag GGGCAATGAGGCACGTGGAGTCGGCCCGGGAGTTCACGCTCATCAACCAGTGCAAGACGGAGGTGTGGCCGGCGGTGACGCCGGGCGAGAGCTTCGGGGGCGGCGGGTACGCGCTCCGCGCTGGCGATTCGGTGGTGTTCACCGCCCCCGTGGGGTGGTCGGGCCGCGTGTGGGGCCGCACCGGCTGCACCTTCGACTCGGCCGGCAACGGCACGTGCGAGACGGGCGGGTGCGGCACGTCGCTGCAGTGCGAATCGGCGTCGGGGGCCGCTCCGGCGACGCTGGCGGAGTTCACGCTGGCGGCGACTGACTACTACGACGTGAGCCTGTTGGACGGCTTCAACCTCCCCGTGGTGGTGACCCCGACCCCCACAAGCGCCAACTGGACGGGCTGCGCGCCGGCGGGGTGCGACGGCGACCTGCGCCGCGGCTGCCCATCGGAGCTGGCCGTGAAGGGAGATGGCGGGAAGGTGGTGGCGTGCCGGAGCGCGTGTGACGTGTTCGGGACCGACCAGTACTGCTGCCGCGGGCAGTACGCCAACCCGGTGGCCTGCCAGCCGACCTTCTACTCGAAGAAGTTCAAGGCGGCGTGCCCAGCCGCCTACAGCTACGCCTACGACGACCCCTCCTCCATCTTCACCTGCGCCCAGTCGCCCGACTACACCATCACCTTCTGCTCCAGCAACAT GAAGCAATCGGTGTGCTCGTACCGCGACAGCCGGCTCGTCTGCAGCGGCTCCGGCAGGAGCACCTCATCTCCACTAatgcttgtgatgctgctgcttCTCTGCAGCTTCCTGTCGTTGCAATTTGCATCCCCAGTGTGA
- the LOC123191181 gene encoding uncharacterized protein: protein MAASDEQPQKDEHDMKDEQQAEKDEKQAEKEYADFEARVKRTIYIDHLSPLVTSQVIKASLAQCANVVNTEFIENYTIQYEIPAAALVEVDNVSQAQAAVDLMNNFPFMIGGMPRPVRAVFAKPEMFPDRPRKPGLKIEFSWVKQGDPGYDGMNKLKGLMRRQEAENMALIKNQLEEEKELAAQQQETLGASSTKYDMLENLVNNGEITKLAQHYKVKLGED from the exons ATGGCGGCATCTGACGAACAGCCTCAGAAGGACGAACATGATATGAAGGACGAACAACAGGCTGAGAAGGACGAAAAACAGGCTGAGAAGGAGTACGCTGATTTCGAGGCGAGGGTCAAGAGGACGATATACATCGACCACCTCTCCCCTCTGGTCACCAGCCAGGTTATCAAGGCGTCTCTCGCCCAGTGCGCCAACGTCGTCAACACGGAGTTCATCGAGAACTACACGATCCAGTACGAGATCCCCGCCGCTGCGTTGGTGGAGGTGGACAACGTGTCGCAGGCCCAGGCTGCTGTGGACCTGATGAACAACTTCCCTTTCATGATCGGCGGGATGCCCAGGCCTGTGAGGGCTGTCTTTGCAAAGCCCGAGATGTTTCCGGACCGCCCTAGGAAGCCTGGCTTGAAGATTGAGTTCAGCTGGGTAAAGCAAGGAGATCCGGGGTATGATGGGATGAATAAGCTCAAGGGCCTTATGAGGAGGCAAGAAGCAGAAAATATGGCACTCATCAAG AATCAATTGGAAGAGGAGAAGGAGCTGGCGGCGCAGCAGCAGGAAACCCTGGGAGCAAGCAGCACCAAGTACGACATGCTCGAGAACCTCGTGAACAACGGGGAAATCACTAAACTCGCTCAGCATTATAAGGTCAAGCTGGGAGAAGACTGA